The following nucleotide sequence is from Chromatiales bacterium.
GCTCTAAGCTAACTACCGGCGCTATAGAACCACAGGAAGTTTATCTATTCGCCGGGTCAGTATACCAACAGCTCTATTTGTGGCTGCAAGATGGTAACGCAGATTTTTCCGATAACATACAGAGGCTGCGCTATCTGATAACCGATGATTTTCATCAATTCTTAATGCAAAAACACAGCGAGTTAACAAAGCGCGGTGAACTCAAGGGACGCAAACGCAATCTGCAGCCAGCCGGTGTTTACCAAGGCGGTTTAGTCAAACAGACAGCAAAGAATGCCTGGGTCGTGCAACTGGATTTGATATTGAATGAAAGCCTAAACGGTATCAAAATCAAAGACCGCATCGCAGTGCGCGAACATATACCCGTTATCTACAAAGACATTAACTCAGCGTATAACCCGTGGGGTTTACTTTTAGATGTGCCCCAACAACCATTCATCCGTATTCCCAAAACCGCAGACGAAGACCTGCAGTATGCTAAGGGAGCCAATCAATGATGCGAGGCTTTTTCATAGCACTCATATTGTTATCGGCAAGTCAATGTTTGAGCGCAAGCGAAGGCTCGCATATCTTTTATCAGCACGAACCGTTGCAAATGCAACTGCAAGTCGGACAAGAACAACACATTATTTTGATGTCTGAGCCGTCGGTCAAAGTCGGTATGCCGGCATCTTTGCGCGACAAGCTATCGGTGACGACGATAGGCTCGCAAGTATGGCTGCGTGCCGATTATAGTTTTGCCGATGAGAAAATTCTGCTCAAAACGCCTTCCACCCAGATGATATTAGAACTCTCTGCATCAGTAAACTATGTAGCAGGCGAGACTATCTATTTAAGCTCTGGGCAGGATAATTTATTAGCTGATGCAGATAATGAAGATTGCGCTATCGGGATGGTAGCACTGGTGCGCTATGCACTGCAATGGGCTTATGCACCGCATCGTTTATTAAATAGAAACCCTTGTATCAGAGCCACGAACTATCCTAAAGATATGATAGACATCATGCGCTGTTTGAAGATTAATGAAGCTGTGTGCGGCGGTGGTGTGATGGCAGCTCCCATTGCGGCGTGGCGCACGACTGAGTTCTATGCCAGTTTGTTGGAACTTAAAAACACATTGCAAACCGCTATCACTCTAGACCCTCGTGCTATCGTCGGCGACTTTAAGGCCGCGGCATTCGCCCATCATAGATTAGAAGCTGCCGACAGCGCGCAATCGGTGACCGCGCTAGTCGTCATCGGCGACAAACCCTTAAGCCGCTCAATAGCAAAACAACGATGGCTGGATAGAACATCAGTAGCAGAACACCCTACTACACCATAGCAACCCAATGAAGCGCAACCCCTTCGTCTATATCTTAGCGATAGGCTTCAGCATAGTCGTGCTATTGATACTGATAGCCGATAGCAGCGACGATCATTTATTACCGACACCCAATGGCGTAGCGTCTGCGCAATCTGCACCCGACTATTTAGCCGCAGATAGCGACAACCCTTCGGAGGCGGTGAAGGCAGTCGGTTCGCAAATTAATCAACTGCGCGCAGAGCAATCCGCCTTTAAGGCAGATATGAATCAAACGGTGGAACAGCTACACCGCGAATTACGGACATTAAACAGCGCAATCACAAAACTTAACAACCGCCCGAGTACCAACCCCTATCCAACCGATGGTCGTCCATCCAATCTATCATCGGAGACCACCCGCCAACCATTGAACCCGACAACACGCGGCTCGGAACCGATTGCACCCTACTACGAAGAACCACCAAAGGTCACCCCACCCACCACCCAAAAGCCACCGGCTTGGCTATGGATAGAAGACCTCAGCGCATCAACATACGATTTTAATAATCAATCCGATACCCTGACGAATGAAGGGCTTGAATACTTGAATATAGATAGCCTGCAAACCATTCCTGTAACCGACAATGTGCGCGATGACACCTCGCTTATTATTCCACCTGCCACCATCATCCGCGGTGTCACATTGACCGCTGCTATAGGCCGCCTACCAGTGCGCGGGCAGTTGAACGAACCTTGGCCGATTAAAGTCATCAGCACTATGGAAGGTTATGCCGCCAACGGATACACCGTTGATGCCGCACAAATGATATGGGATGGTAAAGCATTCGGTGATGCTAATTTTGAATGCGTGCGGGTTGTGCTCACTCGGGTAACTTCGGTGCTACCCAGCGCCGTAGTCAGCTATGTAGAAGCATCCGATACCGACAAAGGCTTAGGTTATTTAAGCGATAGCTACGGGCAACCCTGCCTGAAAGGCAAACTCGTCAGCAACGCTGCCAAGCAAATGACCGCAGAAGCCATACTAGGCATCGCCCAAGGCATAGGCGAAGGCTATGCCGACACACAACGAACCCGCACAGTGAGCCCTGAGGGCAATACGGTGGAGAGCATCACCGGCGAAGAAGTGCGGGTACTCATCGGACAAGGCTTCGCTAAATCAGTCGGCAATGTTAGGAATTATCTGGCTTCTAGATACGATGTTTGGGATGCAATATATGTGCCTCCCGAACAGCAAGTCGTCATCAATGTAGATCAACCACTGGAGTTTATTTATGACCCAGGACAAAAACTATACGATAGTTCAATGTTCGCCTTTAAGGTTGGCAACGATACGGGTAGCTCTCGCCTTGATTGAGATGCGTGCGTGCTATGTTGAATACCTATAGCGTATGCCTATAATATAAACATAGACGAGGAGAAAAATGGATATTATTAATTTTTTGCAAAATTATTACCAAGCAATACTGACAGTAGCAGCCTTGTTGGGTGGCTTGCTTGCTCTTGTCATTATGAAAGCATACTTCTCCTTTGTTAAGTGGCGAACGGAGGCAGAATTCAAACTGGATGATCTTGAGCCTATTAGAAAAAATGCAAAAGCAATTACTGAATTACTGGAGAAATCTAAGCCATAAGTTACGATATAAAGAAGGCGTTGAAATAGAAAAATTTCTGAAAATTATCGGACTGGTATTAAGAGATCAAGTGCT
It contains:
- a CDS encoding DUF2895 family protein; this encodes MNRYHSAEANLVAHIKTLRMVGTGLFTICLLLTAALFWVAREHRLSLPPDLRFGSKLTTGAIEPQEVYLFAGSVYQQLYLWLQDGNADFSDNIQRLRYLITDDFHQFLMQKHSELTKRGELKGRKRNLQPAGVYQGGLVKQTAKNAWVVQLDLILNESLNGIKIKDRIAVREHIPVIYKDINSAYNPWGLLLDVPQQPFIRIPKTADEDLQYAKGANQ
- a CDS encoding DUF3438 family protein, whose product is MMRGFFIALILLSASQCLSASEGSHIFYQHEPLQMQLQVGQEQHIILMSEPSVKVGMPASLRDKLSVTTIGSQVWLRADYSFADEKILLKTPSTQMILELSASVNYVAGETIYLSSGQDNLLADADNEDCAIGMVALVRYALQWAYAPHRLLNRNPCIRATNYPKDMIDIMRCLKINEAVCGGGVMAAPIAAWRTTEFYASLLELKNTLQTAITLDPRAIVGDFKAAAFAHHRLEAADSAQSVTALVVIGDKPLSRSIAKQRWLDRTSVAEHPTTP